Proteins found in one Bartonella krasnovii genomic segment:
- a CDS encoding M16 family metallopeptidase: MDVEVCRLSNGLTIATHTMQQIDSVALGIWVKVGSRNETFAQHGIAHLLEHMAFKGTENRTAFQIATDIEDVGGEINATTSIETTAYFARVLKSDIPLAIDILADILMHSKFDEDELEREKQVIFQEIGAAHDTPDDIVFDHFTETAFRHQSLGRSILGTAKTIQSFTSADLHDFINKQYSADRMVVVAAGAVKHESFLKEVESRLGTFRPYSTASLPNLANYVGGDFREYRDLMDTQVILGFEGRAYHARDFYATQILSIILGGGMSSRLFQEVREKRGLCYSIYAFHWGFSDTGLFGVHAATGQEGLKKLLPVILDELSKASKNIHTNELQRAQTQYRANLIMSQENPSSQAHLIARQILLYGRPIPISETIERLNLITPTRLTDLAHRLFTNCTPTLTAVGPVGPLMNFDDLTSALSYKLK; this comes from the coding sequence TGAAACCTTCGCACAGCATGGTATCGCCCACCTGCTTGAACATATGGCTTTTAAAGGAACCGAAAACCGTACCGCTTTTCAAATTGCAACTGATATTGAAGATGTTGGTGGTGAAATCAATGCCACAACAAGTATTGAAACAACAGCTTACTTTGCACGTGTCCTTAAAAGCGATATCCCACTTGCTATCGACATTTTAGCCGATATTTTGATGCATTCAAAATTTGACGAAGACGAACTAGAACGAGAAAAACAAGTCATTTTTCAGGAAATTGGTGCCGCCCATGACACACCTGATGATATTGTTTTTGATCACTTTACAGAAACAGCCTTTCGTCATCAATCCCTTGGTCGTTCTATTTTAGGAACAGCTAAAACTATTCAATCATTTACATCTGCTGATCTTCATGATTTCATCAATAAACAATATAGTGCAGACCGTATGGTTGTCGTTGCGGCAGGCGCTGTAAAACATGAAAGCTTTTTAAAAGAAGTTGAAAGCCGTCTTGGCACTTTTCGCCCCTATTCAACCGCCTCTCTTCCTAATCTTGCAAATTATGTTGGTGGCGACTTTCGTGAATATCGCGATTTAATGGATACGCAAGTTATTCTAGGATTTGAAGGGCGTGCCTATCACGCGCGTGATTTTTATGCAACCCAAATTCTTTCAATCATTCTTGGTGGAGGCATGTCCTCACGTCTTTTTCAAGAAGTAAGAGAAAAACGTGGATTATGCTATTCTATTTATGCTTTTCATTGGGGATTTTCAGATACCGGACTTTTTGGTGTTCATGCAGCGACTGGACAAGAAGGGCTCAAAAAACTTCTGCCTGTGATTCTTGATGAACTTTCCAAAGCAAGCAAAAACATTCACACTAACGAACTCCAACGAGCACAAACGCAATATCGTGCTAATCTCATAATGTCACAGGAAAATCCTTCTAGTCAAGCACATCTTATTGCTCGCCAAATACTTCTTTACGGTCGTCCCATTCCAATATCGGAAACAATTGAACGCCTCAATCTCATCACACCTACAAGATTAACTGATTTAGCACATCGCCTTTTTACAAATTGCACGCCAACGCTTACTGCTGTCGGACCTGTAGGCCCCCTTATGAATTTTGATGACTTAACATCAGCTCTTTCATATAAGCTAAAGTAA